In Chloroflexota bacterium, the genomic stretch TCTCTCGTACTCGAACGATATGGGATTTCTTTGGACAAAGAACAATTGAAATCTCTTTCGAGGTAAGGACTGAGTATTACGGTGTAATACTAAGCTGAAGCTAAATTTTAGAATCCACGGATTACGGGAATTAAAAACGCTTGTTAAAATGAGAACTGAAGAGCTCAGGGAAGCCAACAGGATGCTTCAGGCTGAGATAGTCGACCGCAAGCGAGCCGAGGAAGCCGTGAAGGCCGAGCGACAGCAGTTCAATCACGTGCTGGAGACTTTGCCAGCTTACGTCCTGCTACTGACCCCGGACTACCACGTTCCTTTTGCCAACCGCTTCTTTCGGGAGCGTTTCGGCGAGTCCCACGGCCGCCGCTGTTTTGAGTACCTATTTGGGCGCAATGAGCCCTGTGAGGTTTGCGAAACATACAAAGTCCTGGAAACCATGACTCCCCTTGAGTGGGAGTGGACCGGCCCCGATGGCCGCAATTACTATGTCTATGACTTTCCCTTCATCGATACGGACGGCTCCACTCTTATCATGGAAACAGGCATCGATATCACCGAGCAGAAGCAGGCACAGGCGGGGCTGCGCCAGGCGCGGGATGAGTTGGAGGTACGCGTTCAGGAGCGCACCAAAGACCTGGAAGAATCTCAGATGCGTTATCGCAGCCTCTTTGAGAAATCACCCTACGGCATTCTAGTCGTAGGTCCCGATACTGTGAAGATTATCGAGTCCAACGATATGGCTGCCGCGCAGCTTGGCTATTCACCTGATGAGTTCGCTCAACTGACCATCCACGATATCGAGGCCCTTGAGACCGCTGCCGAAACGGCTCTGCATGTCCAGAAAATGCTCGAAACTGGAGAGGACCACTTTGAGAGCAAACATCGTTCCAAGTGGGGTGAGATCCGTGATGTTGAGGTTATCACCAAAGTCATTCAGTTGCCGGGAAAATCTGTTATATTGGCAATACTAAATGATATAACCCAGCGCAAGCAGGCAGAGGAAAAGGTGAAGCGGGCTGCCGAGGAATGGCAGACAACCTTTGATTCGATTACTGACATGGTCTCTATTCTGGATAAGGACTTCAAGATCATCAGGGCTAACAGGGCTTTTGCAGATGCCGTTAAGATAAGGCCAGAGGAATTGAGCGGCAGATGCTGCTACGCTGTTGTGCACGGCATGGGCTGCCCTGTCGAAGGCTGCCCTCACAAGGAGACGCTGAAAACCCGAAGGACTGTTACCAGGGAGATATTTGAACCGAATCTCGGGATTCATCTTGAGGTGACTGCGTCCCCCCTTCTCAATGAGACTGGAGAAGTGTGGGCGTCGGTTCATATAGCCAGAGACATCACTGAGCGCAAGAAAGCTGAGCAGACCCTAAAAGAGGGCCAGCAAGACTTGAACCGCGCTCAGGCGGTAGCCAGGACGGGAAGCTGGCGGCTGGATATCCGGCGCAACGAGCTTTTATGGTCGGACGAGACCTACCGCATGTTTGGCATCCCAAAAGGAACACCCCTGACTTACGAGACGTTCCTCTCCATTGTGCACCCGGACGACAGAGATCTCGTTGATCGGACGTGGACGGCAGCGCTTAAGGGCGGGCCTTACGATATTGACCACCGCATCGTGGTAGGCACGGAGGTAAAGTGGGTCCGCGAGAAGGCGGAGTTGGAGGTCGACGAGCAGGGGGTGGTCAAGGGTGGATTCGGAACCGTCCAGGATATCACCGAGAGCAAGCAGGCCGAGGAGGCGCTCCGGAATATTACGGCAGAGTTAACCCGATCCAACACTGAACTGGAACAATTCGCCTATGTCGCCTCTCACGACTTGCAGGAACCGTTGCGGATGGTGTCCAGCTATGTTCAACTGATAGCCGATCGGTACAAGGGAAAACTCGACCAGGATGCCGATGACTTCATCAGATACGCTCACGACGGCGCTCTCAGGATGCATAGGTTGATCAATGATTTGTTAGCTTATTCGCGCGTTGGGACTCGTGGAGGAACCTTCGAACAGGTAAACCTTGAGGTCGTTCTGACACAGGCCCTCAGCAACATTGAGGTAGCTATCAACGAAACAAATGCCATCACTACGTATGATCCCCTCCCGGTTGTCTGGGGAGATGCTGGGCAGCTAATCCAGCTCTTCCAGAATCTGATTGATAACGCCATCAAGTTCCATAGTGAAGAAGCACCACGTATTCACGTGTCCAGTAGGCTTCGGGGAAGCGAATGGGTATTGTCTGTGCGCGATAACGGAGTGGGTATTGCTCCAGAGTACTTCGACCGGATATTCCTGCTTTTTCAAAGGCTGCATCCCAGGGAGAAGTATTCTGGCACAGGGATTGGCCTGGCCATCTGCAAGCGAATAGTGGAGCGGCATGGTGGCCAGATATGGGTAGAATCTAGATCAGGTGAGGGATCGACCTTCTGTTTCACCCTTCCGGGCATATCTTCAAAGGAGTGAGAAATGGCTAGAGCGTGGGCTAAGACAATAGATATCTTGCTTGTGGAAGACAACCCGGGTGATGTACGTCTCATGCTAGAAGCCCTCAAGGAAAGCAAAATACGCAATAACATCTTCGTCGTTGAAGACGGTGTCGAGGCTATGGATTTCCTGCTCCGTAAGGGCAAGTATGTAAACTCACCCCGGCCGGACTTGATTCTTCTGGACCTCAACCTACCGCGGAAAAGCGGCCGTGAGGTCCTAGCTGAGATCAAGTCCGACGCCAGCCTGAGGCGAATCCCGGTAGTGGTAGTGACAGTGTCAAGAGACGAGGAGGATATTCTCAAGGCATACGACCTGTATGCGAATTGCTATATTACCAAGCCCATCGATTTCAATCAGTTCATCAAAATTACGAAGTCGATTGAAGAGTTCTGGCTTGAAATAGTCAAGTTGCCACCAAAGTAAATGAAGTGACTGGGGCAAATAGGGTGAGAGTTCTCCTCATCGAAGATAATCCTGGAGACGTCAGATTAGTCCAGGAGATGTTGAG encodes the following:
- a CDS encoding PAS domain S-box protein; amino-acid sequence: MRTEELREANRMLQAEIVDRKRAEEAVKAERQQFNHVLETLPAYVLLLTPDYHVPFANRFFRERFGESHGRRCFEYLFGRNEPCEVCETYKVLETMTPLEWEWTGPDGRNYYVYDFPFIDTDGSTLIMETGIDITEQKQAQAGLRQARDELEVRVQERTKDLEESQMRYRSLFEKSPYGILVVGPDTVKIIESNDMAAAQLGYSPDEFAQLTIHDIEALETAAETALHVQKMLETGEDHFESKHRSKWGEIRDVEVITKVIQLPGKSVILAILNDITQRKQAEEKVKRAAEEWQTTFDSITDMVSILDKDFKIIRANRAFADAVKIRPEELSGRCCYAVVHGMGCPVEGCPHKETLKTRRTVTREIFEPNLGIHLEVTASPLLNETGEVWASVHIARDITERKKAEQTLKEGQQDLNRAQAVARTGSWRLDIRRNELLWSDETYRMFGIPKGTPLTYETFLSIVHPDDRDLVDRTWTAALKGGPYDIDHRIVVGTEVKWVREKAELEVDEQGVVKGGFGTVQDITESKQAEEALRNITAELTRSNTELEQFAYVASHDLQEPLRMVSSYVQLIADRYKGKLDQDADDFIRYAHDGALRMHRLINDLLAYSRVGTRGGTFEQVNLEVVLTQALSNIEVAINETNAITTYDPLPVVWGDAGQLIQLFQNLIDNAIKFHSEEAPRIHVSSRLRGSEWVLSVRDNGVGIAPEYFDRIFLLFQRLHPREKYSGTGIGLAICKRIVERHGGQIWVESRSGEGSTFCFTLPGISSKE
- a CDS encoding response regulator, which encodes MARAWAKTIDILLVEDNPGDVRLMLEALKESKIRNNIFVVEDGVEAMDFLLRKGKYVNSPRPDLILLDLNLPRKSGREVLAEIKSDASLRRIPVVVVTVSRDEEDILKAYDLYANCYITKPIDFNQFIKITKSIEEFWLEIVKLPPK